The DNA region ACTCGATTGCTTCCTCCACGGCGATGAAGCGAAGGCGATGGCGGTGGTCCGTCGCGATTCGGAAGTCGATTCGATCAACAAGCAGCTCTACCGCGAACTCACGAGCTACATGATCGAGCGTCCGCAATCGATCAGCCGCGCGCTTGAGCTGATGTTCATTTCAAAATCCATCGAGCGTATTGCCGATCACGCGACGAATATCGCGGAGGAGATGGTGTTTCTCGCGCACGCGAAAGACATCCGGCATAATGACGAGCTCAAGAAGAGCGGTGGCTCTGGGTCGATCTGAGCGGGCTAGTGAACGGTCTAGGGAGCCGATTGGGGGCGGCACGGAGCGCGGTGACTCGTCTCAATCCGCCACTTCGAGGCGGGCGAAGAAGCGTGGGGCGTTGAGGGGAACGGTGAGCGTGACATTAGTCGTGAGATCGGTCGGCTCCGACAATGTTTGAACCGTCGTCCACGTGATCAGGTCGGTCGAGGTTTGCACGCGATAGGTCACGCCGGTCGCCGGTGTTGGGAAGCGAAAGACGCGCGTGGTCGCTGAGGCCGGCAGGAGCTCGGGATGTTGCGCGGGCGCGAGTGGTGTCGCGGGGCTTTGGTGACCGAGAGCGTATTTCAGCAGATTATTTTCGGTGCCTCCGCCGAGGACGGAGGATTTTTCAGCGAGGCCGGAGACGATCTCCGCCGGGTGGAACAAGCGGCCTCGCCATTGCGCGTAGGTTTCGCGTGAGGCGGTCGGGCGGAGTTTCAACGCGAGATCTTTGGTGAAGGCGGGCAGGGAAATCGTCAGCTCAGTTCCTGTCGTGGCTGTGAGCAACGGGCCGGTTTGTTGCGCGCCGGTTTGCGGATTGAAGAAATAAATCTGCCAGTTGCCCGCGGTGAGTCCGTTGAGCGTGAGCGTGGCACCGGTCACGGCTGGTGGACTCGCAGCCCATTCGCCGAAGCTGCGGTCGAGGACGTAGGCGTAGGCGCTGGTGGGATTTTGCAGAGCGTAGCCGCGTAGTGTGGTGGTAGTAACGCCATTGATGGCGAGCGCGGGCGTGGAGTTCGTGAGGTGGCGTGGGTCTTCGCCGGACCAGAAGCGGGCGAGCGGCTGATAAGCGGAGAATAGATCGTAGCGTTGGAGGTAGTCGTCCCAGAACCAAAACATGTTGGGCACGCGTTTCAGACTGCCGATCCAGCTGCACTGGCGGATGTGGTCGCCCCATGTATCGGGGTGCGGCCCAGCATAGGGCGCGTTTGGCCAGGTGCCGGAACCGTACTCGCCGATGGCGACGGGCTTCGCGTAGTGCGCGAGGAGATCGTCGTCGAGTGTGGCGACGGCCTGGGCGATGGGATCGGCGTAGGTGTGTTCCTGGAGCACGTCGATGGCGGGGTGCGTGTCGAGTAGGTCGAGTTGTGCGCGCGAGGTGCTGGTCGTGACGAGGTGTCCGTACGGGTCGATAGACTTGAGATAGGTGGACATCGTGCGATGCCAGCTAGCGACGTCGGCGTTGGTGCCGTTGGTGAAGTTGGCTTCGTTGAAGAGCTCCCACGCGAGCACATGCGGCGAGTAGCTCCAGCGGGCGACGATGTAGCGGTATTTTTTCTTCGCCTGGGCGATGGCGCCGGTATCGGTGAAAAACTGCGCGGGCGAGGCGAGCGTGCCGCCTTTGGCGGTGTTGTAGGGATTCTCGCTCCACATGGGGTTTGTGGTCGTCGAGTAGAGTCCGTGGTGTTCCAGAACCATCTGGAGGTACACGCCGGAGGTGGTGGCTTGGTCGATAACGAAGTCCATGAGCGCGGCCGGTTCCTGCGCGTAGCGGCCGAGGCCTGCATAGGGACCGAACCAGTGATCGGCGCTCCACTCGATAGACTGGCGGGCAAAGGGCGTCATCCAGACGCGGGTCCAGTTGCAGCCGTTGGCGGCCATCTTGCCGAAGTAGTGGGAGAAAAACGTACCGAGGGAGCCGTCATTCCAGCAGAGGTTGAAGCCGAGCGGTATGAACGGATCGCCGTTGTCGAAGCGAAAACCCTGCCGATCGGTCGCGTCGAGAGCGACGAAACCGGTCGCGGTCGCCGCGGTGACTTGAAGCGGCTGCGCGGCAGACGTGGTCTGGCCGAGTGTATCGGTTATCCGGATAGCGACGGACCAGGCACCGGCGGCTTCGGGAGTGAGGCGGATGCGCCACGAGCCGGCGCTGGGAGCGGTGAAATTGGCGTAGGTGCCGAGCGTGCGCGTCTCCCAAGTGACCGGTTCGTACCAGAAGGCCGGCAGTGTGTAGGTGATGCCGCCCGGGCCGGTGACGAGGGCGTCGACGGACACGATGTCGGGATCGTAGGGATTGGTGTAGGTGCGCGAGAGCGTGATCGCTGCTTCGGCCTTGGCGTAGGCGGGCACGGAAGAGGTGAGCCAGGAAAAGGCAGTGACGGTTGCGGTGACCGAGCCGGGCGGCTGCACGCCGCCGGAGTCGCGCAGGTAGTAGGTGGAGATATCGACCCAGTCTTCGCCGACGTTTTCGAACGTGAACGTGTGGGTTCCGGCGGTGACGAGCACCTCCCAGGTTTCCGCGACGGTGAACGTATGGCGGGCAAGTTCGACACCGGCTTCCTTGAGCACGACGGTTTTTGTCCCGGAGGAAGACACCCCGCGCGCTATCAGGCCGATCTTGGCGGCGCTCGGAAGTGTGGCGGTAAACGTCACAGTACGGCCATAAGCGGTGTGCCAGCTGCCGTGGAGATAGGACGAGACGGTGGACATCGCCGGCGAAGGCGCGCCGTTGGAGTCGAGTGTGATGACTGGATTGGGCATGCCGGCGGCCCAGTTGGCGCCGGGGTTGAGCTCGTGGTTAAACGTCTGCGCGAAACTTGTCAGGAGCAGCGCGAAGAAAACGAAAGGAACGCGGGTGTGGCAAAGCGCCGTGAGGAAACGTGACGAGACGGGAAGCATGTGGGGTAGCCGGCCGGGCGGTGCGGCGAGGTTGATTCTATCGCGCCGCCCGGCCGAGGACTATGAGTTCCCTTGCCCGTGAGTTGAGGAAATCAGGCGAAGAGCTGGCGGGGGATTTTTATGAAAGATCCATCGATGCGAGTGAGGCGTTCGAGGCGACGGATTTCGTTCGGGCGCGCTGAGTGGCATCGCAAGAGGGTCGGGCGCAAATAGGTGCAGTGCTGATCAACGCCCCGAGAGGGCGTCACCACTCGATCAAGCCAGTGGCAGACGCAGCTGGAAGGTCGCGCCGTTGGGGCTGCTGTGCGCGAGGGCGAGTTCGCCGCCGAGCTGGCGGGCGAGGAGGTGGGAAATGGCGAGGCCGAGTCCGGTGCCGCCGGGGCGGGTCGAGCGGCCGGGTTCGAAGAGACGCGTCTGAATTTCTGGCGGAATGCCGGGGCCTTGATCGGCGACGGCGAGAGTGAGAAGGCCTTCGCCCTTGATGAGGGAGACATCGATGCGGCGGCCGCGCGGAGTAGCGGCGATGGCGTTTTGGATGAGGTTGGCGGCGATGAGGCAGAGGAGACTGCTGCGGTGGTTGTCGAGCGCGTGGGAGAATTTTTCGCTGACGGCGAGTTCGACGCCTTTTTCGAGAGCGGCGGCGCGGTTGCGCCGCTGGATCGTATCGGCGATCTCGCGACCGGTGAGTTCGTACACGGCCTGGGAGCGTTCCTCGCCGAGGAGTTCGACAGCTTCCTGGATGAGCGCCTGGAGCTGCGTGGTGTAGGCGGCGGCGTGTTTCCAGGCTTCGCCTTCGCGGTCGGCGACGACGGCGCGCAGGCCGGCGACGGGGCCCTGGAGGCCGTGGATGAGGTGGCTGGTGATCTGGCCGAGGGCGGAGGCTTTGGCGGAGAGGGTGAGCTCGAAGTTGGTCCGCATGAGGCGCTCGTTGCGCTCGGCGATGGTGCGCTGGGCGCGGCGCAGGCCGAGGTGGGCGCCGGTGAGGACGAGGATGATGAGGCCGCTGCCGATGGAGAGGGTGGCGGCGGCCTGGCGGTTGACGCGCTGGTCGATGATGGCGAGCTCGGCGGTGAGCGGGCGGGCGTCGATGTAGTAACGGGCGAAGCCGGCGAGCAGACCGATGCCGCCGCCGTTGAGCGGTAACAGGACTTCAAGTACGGGGGCGCGTGTGCCGGGGGCGAGGCCGGTGAAGTGTTCGTCGAGGGGGAAAGCCGGGTGGTAGCGGCTGATGGTATCGCCGCTGAGGAGCACCGAGAAATCCTCCCACGGGAGTTCGACGAAAGGCATCGAGGACGGGACGGTTTGCAGGGTGCGGCCCTCTTCGTCGAAGACGGCGACGGCCAACATGCCGGGCTGGCGGGCGCTTTTGAGGACGGCGGTGAGGGCGGCGACGGAGCCGGGGAGCAGGGTGGAGTTGGCGGCTTCGCTTTCGAGGAGTTGCTGGGCGGCGAACGGGTGGAGGACGGTGGCGTCGCGCTCGATGAGTTTCTGGCGGATCTCGCCGCGCAGGTCGCCGGCGAAGCGCAGGACCATGAAGGTCAATATGGCGATGAGGAGCGCGCCGGTGGCGGCCGTGAGCAGCAGGAGACGCGCGCGGGGGAGGGCGGTAGCGGGGCGTGATGTAAGTGGGGCGGAGGCCACGGGGTGGGTGGGAGACAAAAACGATTCGCCGATGACGGGTGAGATCATCGGCGAAGGAAGGGGAAGATGCCAGACTGGAGCTGTGAAGGTAGGGAACGCGCGACGAGGGCGGCGCGCCTCCATCGGAGCGGAGGCGCGGCGGATTAGGGAGGGTATTCGCCGGCGGGGAGGGAGAGGTTGAGGCGTTCGAGGGCGACTTCGAAGAGGAGGCGACGTTGTTGCGGGGAGAGTCCCTGCTGGAGCGTGGCGATCTGGTAGTAGCGGTAGTGCTGCCAGCGTTCGCCCTGCTGGAGGTGGGCGTAGAAATCGGCGAGGAGGGTTTCGACGGATTTGCCGGAGGCGGCTTTGGAGTCGGTGGCGAAGCGGGCGACCTCGACGCGGATGGCTTCGCGTTCTTTGCCGAGATCGGCGAGGCGTTTTTCGTGGTCGCGGTTGAAGGTCTCGATGGCTTTGCGGGCGGCGGCGATCACGGCATCGGAGTTTTCGGATTTTGGGACTTCGAAGCGGAAGGTGGCGGGGCCGACGGACGGGGCGTCTTTTTTGACGAGTTTGAAGGAGTCCACGCCGTTGGCTTTGCGGACCTCATCGAGGCTGGCCTGAAGGATTTTCTGGAGGGCGGTCTTTTCCGTCTGGTAGGCGGTGATCCGCGTGCTGAGGGCGGCGGGAAACGCGGGCGGGGTGGGCGGGCCGGGGGGATTGGGGAGGAGGGCGAAGCCGGCGCGGATTTCGTCGGCGAGGGCTTCGAGGGTGTCGAAGCGGGGGGACTGTTCGCTGGCGAGGGTGCGGAGGGCGTCGGCGCGTTTCGAGGCGTGAACGCGGTCGAGCGTGTAGATGGCGTCGCGGAGTTCGGATTTGAGGGCGGATTTGTCCTTCTCGTAGGTTTCGATTTTCAAGGACAGGTCAGGCGGGAGATCGGGCGGGAGGACGAGGCGGGAAGTCTCGGGGGAGAAGAAGAGGAGGGTTTCGTCGGGGTTGGCGGGGGCGGCGTCCTTGGGTTTGAAAGCGGCGACTTGTAGTTCCATTTCCACTTCGCGGAGGAGGCGGCGCTGTTGAGGGGAAAGGCCTTCCTGGTAAAACGCGGCGGCGCGGATGACGCGGAATTCGATGGAGACGAGCTGTTCGCGCGGGAGGGCGAGAGTGCCCTCGCCGAGACGCCAGCGGCGGCGCTCGTTCCAGTCGCCGCTGCCGGAGAAAAGGCCGACGAGGCCACCGTGGAGGAGGTCGCCGCGGAGGTCATCGGCCTCGGCTTCGAGGCGGGAGAGGTCGCCGGCCTGGCGGGAGGCGAGGAGGTTGAGTTCGCTGGTGCGAGTCGCGGGATCGACGTCTTTGAGTTCGTCGAGGCGGGCGAGGAGTTCGGTTTGGAGACGGCTGCGCGTGGTGCGGAAAGCGTCGAGGCGCTGGAGGAGTTTTTTGGTGAGATCGGCCTGGGTGATGCGCGTGCTCAGGGGTGCGTAGAAAGGTTCGTAGAGGTAGGAGGCGAGATCCTTGGGCGCGGTGATGGACGTCTGCGCGGGAGGCCGTGGGGGGACGGGAGCGCCGAGCGGTGGTGGCGAGGGCGGGAAGAAGATGGGCGACTGGGTGTTCGCGGAAGGAACGGAGCGGTAGTCGTAGTAGGACGGATCGCGGTAGATCGAGTAGCGGTTGTGGAAGGAGGAGTAGAAGTGGCCGCCCCAGTAGTAGTAATTGCCGCCCCAGTAATAGCAGCCGCCCCAGAAAGGGTCGTAATAATAACCGCCGCGGTGGCCGCCGTAGTAGCCGCCGCTGCCGCCTCCGGTGAAACCGCCGCCACCACTATTGCCGCCGGGTGAGCTGTAGGAGCCGCCCGGGATGGGCGTGATGAAGCGACCGCCACCGCCGGAGTCGTAGTTGCCGGATGAGGACGAGCCGCCGGAATAAGAGCCACCGCCGGAAGAGGAGCTGCCGGATGAGCCAGAGGATGGCGAGGAGGGGGCGGGAGACGGGGAGCTGGAGGATGAGCTATCGGTGGGGACGATGAAGCGGTCGGCGCGGGCGAGGGTCGCGCTGGCGAGTGCGGCGAGGGTGAGCGCGACGAGAGCGAGGCGGGGCCGGGAGGAGCGGGCGGCGGGGAGAGGCGTGGCATTCATGGGACTAAGGGGCGGCTGGAAGACGGTGGCGTCGTGGAGGGCTTGATATGCGGGCGCGGAGAGGCTGGCCGGAGAGGGGCTCCGGGCGGCCAGGCGGGGCGGGCGGAAAACGAAGACGGGGAGCTTAGTAGCGATAGACGGCGCCGAAGGTGTACACGGTGGTTTCGCTTTCGTTGAAGGCGACGGAGATGTAGCCGCCGATCTTCTCGTTGAACCAGGTGTTGAGGCCGGCGGTGTAGGTCCAGTAATGGCCGTTATCGCTGTCGAAGTATTTGTTGTAGTCGGCCTTGAGGACGAGGGCGGTCATGCGGCCGACGGCTGCCTCGACGCCGAGTCCGGCGATGTAGAGGCCGTCATGGCTCTTGTAGGTGCGACCGCCGAAGGTGGATTCCTGCCAGGTGCCGGCGACGCCGGCTTCGATGAAGGGCTTGAAGTATTCGAGCTCCTTGTATGCGACGAGAGTGGCGCCGAGGCGCTGGTCGCGGATGCTGAAATCGCTGAAGCGCTCGTAAGAGGCGAAGCCGTTGACGTCGAGGTTGGCGGAGATGGGGAGATTGGCGGTGCCGATAAAGCCGGTGCCGGAGCCGATGTCGGCATCATGGACGTTTTCGAGGAAGAGGCCGGCGCCGACATGGCGTTTGCCGAGGAAGCCGGGGTCCATCTGCGCGGACAAAGAGCCGGCGAGCAGGAGCGAACCAGCGGCGATGAGGAGGCGGAGCGAACGGTGGGTGGTGATCATGGGGAAAGGGGGTGCGGGGTGTTGACTGACGGGGTGTAGTGCCGAAGCGGGCACGGGGAGTATTGCGCGGATTGTGCCAGCGGGAGCGCGAATTAGTTAACGTGCTGGGGAGCGGCTGGATAAAATTGTGGGGTGTTTTATCGGGCGACGAGACACCGGGAAGAGTTGGTTGGCTGCAACCACGGGGGACGGGGAGCGGGTGCGTCAGGCTGGGGGCTGGTCACCAGCGGGAGGCGTGGCGGCGCTGGCGGGTTTTTCGCCGGCGAGGCG from Nibricoccus aquaticus includes:
- a CDS encoding cellulase family glycosylhydrolase, yielding MLPVSSRFLTALCHTRVPFVFFALLLTSFAQTFNHELNPGANWAAGMPNPVITLDSNGAPSPAMSTVSSYLHGSWHTAYGRTVTFTATLPSAAKIGLIARGVSSSGTKTVVLKEAGVELARHTFTVAETWEVLVTAGTHTFTFENVGEDWVDISTYYLRDSGGVQPPGSVTATVTAFSWLTSSVPAYAKAEAAITLSRTYTNPYDPDIVSVDALVTGPGGITYTLPAFWYEPVTWETRTLGTYANFTAPSAGSWRIRLTPEAAGAWSVAIRITDTLGQTTSAAQPLQVTAATATGFVALDATDRQGFRFDNGDPFIPLGFNLCWNDGSLGTFFSHYFGKMAANGCNWTRVWMTPFARQSIEWSADHWFGPYAGLGRYAQEPAALMDFVIDQATTSGVYLQMVLEHHGLYSTTTNPMWSENPYNTAKGGTLASPAQFFTDTGAIAQAKKKYRYIVARWSYSPHVLAWELFNEANFTNGTNADVASWHRTMSTYLKSIDPYGHLVTTSTSRAQLDLLDTHPAIDVLQEHTYADPIAQAVATLDDDLLAHYAKPVAIGEYGSGTWPNAPYAGPHPDTWGDHIRQCSWIGSLKRVPNMFWFWDDYLQRYDLFSAYQPLARFWSGEDPRHLTNSTPALAINGVTTTTLRGYALQNPTSAYAYVLDRSFGEWAASPPAVTGATLTLNGLTAGNWQIYFFNPQTGAQQTGPLLTATTGTELTISLPAFTKDLALKLRPTASRETYAQWRGRLFHPAEIVSGLAEKSSVLGGGTENNLLKYALGHQSPATPLAPAQHPELLPASATTRVFRFPTPATGVTYRVQTSTDLITWTTVQTLSEPTDLTTNVTLTVPLNAPRFFARLEVAD
- a CDS encoding sensor histidine kinase, whose translation is MISPVIGESFLSPTHPVASAPLTSRPATALPRARLLLLTAATGALLIAILTFMVLRFAGDLRGEIRQKLIERDATVLHPFAAQQLLESEAANSTLLPGSVAALTAVLKSARQPGMLAVAVFDEEGRTLQTVPSSMPFVELPWEDFSVLLSGDTISRYHPAFPLDEHFTGLAPGTRAPVLEVLLPLNGGGIGLLAGFARYYIDARPLTAELAIIDQRVNRQAAATLSIGSGLIILVLTGAHLGLRRAQRTIAERNERLMRTNFELTLSAKASALGQITSHLIHGLQGPVAGLRAVVADREGEAWKHAAAYTTQLQALIQEAVELLGEERSQAVYELTGREIADTIQRRNRAAALEKGVELAVSEKFSHALDNHRSSLLCLIAANLIQNAIAATPRGRRIDVSLIKGEGLLTLAVADQGPGIPPEIQTRLFEPGRSTRPGGTGLGLAISHLLARQLGGELALAHSSPNGATFQLRLPLA